From Apium graveolens cultivar Ventura chromosome 9, ASM990537v1, whole genome shotgun sequence, the proteins below share one genomic window:
- the LOC141686932 gene encoding bifunctional 3-dehydroquinate dehydratase/shikimate dehydrogenase, chloroplastic-like isoform X1 yields the protein MGYFKNQLLVCATLESESIEEMVSSMEKAKAEGADLVELSIHSLNFSHISQLQHLLQHRPLPAIVSFRSSAVNNSKTEDSKKTCLQVLRLAVELDVEFVEIELEVASDTLISELMDKRSNTKIIVSSYVNGGHPSLEKLGNLIAFMQCTGADIIKIVIDVVYITDVAPILHIITHCQVPVIARAAGDRGLISQLLGPKYGSFLVFGSLGGKSIPGLPFVKSIKQTYKLENVNADTKVFGVVSNPVGHSKGPLLHNPAFRHLGYNGIYAPLLVDNIKEFFRVYSGNDYAGFSVGLPHKEDAVYCCDEVDPLAKSIGAVNTIVRRPTDGKLVGYNTDCEACITAIEDGLRERQIANGEASHASPLAGRVFVLVGAGGAGRALAFGAKSRGARVVIFNRRFERAKALAQAVSGEAFPIECLDTYCPTNGMILANASAIGMEPNIDATPLPKEALKSYDLIFDAVYTPRNTRLMQEATEVGAMVVSGVEMFIRQAMGQFKLFTGGLVFYMFASARGIHEKDCDGTFLTDPFSRSKIIHGFCDVSTTQNDQTKKCFSLLFHCLGCKLIYTSRYLLV from the exons ATGGGGTATTTCAAGAACCAGCTGCTAGTATGTGCCACATTAGAAAGTGAAAGCATTGAAGAAATGGTTTCATCAATGGAGAAAGCTAAAGCAGAAGGAGCTGATCTTGTTGAGCTTTCTATTCATTCTTTGAATTTCTCACACATTTCTCAGCTTCAACACCTCTTGCAACACAGACCCCTTCCTGCCATTGTCTCTTTCAG GTCTAGTGCAGTGAATAATTCGAAAACTGAAGACTCGAAGAAGACATGCTTGCAAGTTTTGAGACTGGCCGTTGAGTTAGATGTGGAATTTGTTGAGATTGAGCTTGAG GTGGCTTCTGATACTTTGATAAGTGAACTTATGGACAAAAGGTCCAACACCAAGATCATTGTATCGAGCTATGTGAACGGTGGGCATCCATCACTAGAGAAACTTGGCAATCTAATTGCATTCATGCAATGTACAGGGGCAGATATCATCAAAATTGTCATCGATGTTGTTTACATTACTGACGTTGCACCGATTCTCCATATTATTACTCATTGTCAG GTTCCAGTAATTGCAAGAGCTGCTGGCGACAGAGGTCTTATAAGCCAATTATTGGGGCCAAAATATGGGTCTTTCCTAGTGTTTGGTTCTTTGGGAGGCAAATCCATACCTGGATTACCATTTGTAAAAAGCATTAAACAAACTTATAAGTTAGAAAATGTGAATGCTGATACAAAAGTATTTGGTGTGGTCTCAAATCCTGTTGGTCACAGCAAAGGACCTCTCTTGCACAACCCTGCATTCCGACATTTAGGATATAATGGAATTTATGCTCCCTTGCTTGTCGACAATATCAAAGAGTTCTTTCGTGTATATTCTGGGAATGACTATGCGGGTTTCAG TGTCGGACTCCCACATAAAGAAGATGCAGTGTACTGTTGTGATGAAGTCGACCCCCTTGCAAAG TCCATAGGAGCTGTAAATACCATTGTGAGGCGGCCTACTGATGGTAAACTGGTTGGCTATAACACCGACTGTGAGGCTTGTATAACTGCTATTGAAGATGGGCTCAGAG AAAGGCAAATTGCAAACGGGGAAGCATCACATGCTTCTCCATTAGCTGGACGAGTGTTTGTGCTAGTTGGTGCTGGAGGTGCTGGAAGAGCACTGGCATTTGGTGCAAAAAGCAGAGGGGCACGGGTTGTCATTTTCAACCGCAGATTTG AGAGGGCAAAGGCTCTTGCGCAAGCAGTTTCTGGTGAAGCTTTTCCAATTGAGTGTTTGGACACGTACTGCCCTACGAATGGAATGATTCTTGCAAATGCTTCAGCCATCGGCATGGAACCAAATATAGATGCAACTCCTTTACCCAAG GAGGCATTGAAATCATATGATCTGATTTTTGATGCTGTTTACACACCTAGAAACACCCGGCTTATGCAAGAGGCTACGGAGGTTGGTGCCATGGTGGTGAGTGGCGTTGAGATGTTCATCAGGCAGGCAATGGGCCAGTTCAAGTTGTTCACGGGTGGATTAG TTTTCTATATGTTTGCCAGTGCCAGAGGAATTCATGAGAAGGACTGTGATGGAACATTTCTAACGGATCCTTTCAGCAGAAGTAAAATTATTCACGGGTTCTGTGACGTTAGTACTACACAAAATGACCAAACCAAGAAGTGTTTCAGCCTTTTATTTCATTGCTTAGGTTGCAAACTCATATACACATCAAGGTATCTGCTTGTTTAG
- the LOC141686932 gene encoding bifunctional 3-dehydroquinate dehydratase/shikimate dehydrogenase, chloroplastic-like isoform X2 has protein sequence MGYFKNQLLVCATLESESIEEMVSSMEKAKAEGADLVELSIHSLNFSHISQLQHLLQHRPLPAIVSFRSSAVNNSKTEDSKKTCLQVLRLAVELDVEFVEIELEVASDTLISELMDKRSNTKIIVSSYVNGGHPSLEKLGNLIAFMQCTGADIIKIVIDVVYITDVAPILHIITHCQVPVIARAAGDRGLISQLLGPKYGSFLVFGSLGGKSIPGLPFVKSIKQTYKLENVNADTKVFGVVSNPVGHSKGPLLHNPAFRHLGYNGIYAPLLVDNIKEFFRVYSGNDYAGFSVGLPHKEDAVYCCDEVDPLAKSIGAVNTIVRRPTDGKLVGYNTDCEACITAIEDGLRERQIANGEASHASPLAGRVFVLVGAGGAGRALAFGAKSRGARVVIFNRRFERAKALAQAVSGEAFPIECLDTYCPTNGMILANASAIGMEPNIDATPLPKEALKSYDLIFDAVYTPRNTRLMQEATEVGAMVVSGVEMFIRQAMGQFKLFTGGLVPEEFMRRTVMEHF, from the exons ATGGGGTATTTCAAGAACCAGCTGCTAGTATGTGCCACATTAGAAAGTGAAAGCATTGAAGAAATGGTTTCATCAATGGAGAAAGCTAAAGCAGAAGGAGCTGATCTTGTTGAGCTTTCTATTCATTCTTTGAATTTCTCACACATTTCTCAGCTTCAACACCTCTTGCAACACAGACCCCTTCCTGCCATTGTCTCTTTCAG GTCTAGTGCAGTGAATAATTCGAAAACTGAAGACTCGAAGAAGACATGCTTGCAAGTTTTGAGACTGGCCGTTGAGTTAGATGTGGAATTTGTTGAGATTGAGCTTGAG GTGGCTTCTGATACTTTGATAAGTGAACTTATGGACAAAAGGTCCAACACCAAGATCATTGTATCGAGCTATGTGAACGGTGGGCATCCATCACTAGAGAAACTTGGCAATCTAATTGCATTCATGCAATGTACAGGGGCAGATATCATCAAAATTGTCATCGATGTTGTTTACATTACTGACGTTGCACCGATTCTCCATATTATTACTCATTGTCAG GTTCCAGTAATTGCAAGAGCTGCTGGCGACAGAGGTCTTATAAGCCAATTATTGGGGCCAAAATATGGGTCTTTCCTAGTGTTTGGTTCTTTGGGAGGCAAATCCATACCTGGATTACCATTTGTAAAAAGCATTAAACAAACTTATAAGTTAGAAAATGTGAATGCTGATACAAAAGTATTTGGTGTGGTCTCAAATCCTGTTGGTCACAGCAAAGGACCTCTCTTGCACAACCCTGCATTCCGACATTTAGGATATAATGGAATTTATGCTCCCTTGCTTGTCGACAATATCAAAGAGTTCTTTCGTGTATATTCTGGGAATGACTATGCGGGTTTCAG TGTCGGACTCCCACATAAAGAAGATGCAGTGTACTGTTGTGATGAAGTCGACCCCCTTGCAAAG TCCATAGGAGCTGTAAATACCATTGTGAGGCGGCCTACTGATGGTAAACTGGTTGGCTATAACACCGACTGTGAGGCTTGTATAACTGCTATTGAAGATGGGCTCAGAG AAAGGCAAATTGCAAACGGGGAAGCATCACATGCTTCTCCATTAGCTGGACGAGTGTTTGTGCTAGTTGGTGCTGGAGGTGCTGGAAGAGCACTGGCATTTGGTGCAAAAAGCAGAGGGGCACGGGTTGTCATTTTCAACCGCAGATTTG AGAGGGCAAAGGCTCTTGCGCAAGCAGTTTCTGGTGAAGCTTTTCCAATTGAGTGTTTGGACACGTACTGCCCTACGAATGGAATGATTCTTGCAAATGCTTCAGCCATCGGCATGGAACCAAATATAGATGCAACTCCTTTACCCAAG GAGGCATTGAAATCATATGATCTGATTTTTGATGCTGTTTACACACCTAGAAACACCCGGCTTATGCAAGAGGCTACGGAGGTTGGTGCCATGGTGGTGAGTGGCGTTGAGATGTTCATCAGGCAGGCAATGGGCCAGTTCAAGTTGTTCACGGGTGGATTAG TGCCAGAGGAATTCATGAGAAGGACTGTGATGGAACATTTCTAA